Proteins encoded together in one Musa acuminata AAA Group cultivar baxijiao chromosome BXJ3-6, Cavendish_Baxijiao_AAA, whole genome shotgun sequence window:
- the LOC103988592 gene encoding pectin acetylesterase 3-like, which produces MEKLYFDGILSDKPEQNPDFYNWNRVEVRYCDGASFAGEGFDGEHNLYFRGQRIWSAVMEDLMSKGMRSAKQALLSGCSAGGLASILHCDEFRALFPQTTKVKCLSDAGFFVDLVDISGGHAVRSFYDGVVTLQGVAQNLPKYCTSRMNATSCFFPQYIVANITTPTFLLNAAYDTYQIQQALAPISVDPKETWKACKFNHSACDSNQMQILQGFRNTMLNALQGFAALDKNGHFINSCFTHGQIYDPNKWYSDNSPTIGNKRIATSVGDWYFDRSQVKAIDCAYPCDNTCHHDL; this is translated from the exons ATGGAGAAGCTATATTTTGATGGGATATTAAGCGACAAGCCGGAACAAAACCCTG ACTTCTACAACTGGAACAGAGTTGAAGTTCGCTATTGCGATGGTGCATCATTCGCTGGCGAGGGTTTCGATGGG GAACACAACCTTTATTTCCGAGGTCAACGGATCTGGTCAGCTGTCATGGAAGACCTCATGTCAAAAGGAATGCGTTCCGCCAAACAG GCCCTGCTTTCTGGTTGCTCTGCTGGGGGTTTGGCATCCATACTACACTGCGACGAGTTCCGAGCATTGTTTCCACAAACCACCAAAGTCAAGTGCCTATCTGATGCTGGATTCTTCGTTGATCT TGTCGACATAAGTGGTGGTCATGCCGTACGATCCTTCTACGATGGAGTAGTCACTCTGCAG GGAGTGGCCCAGAACTTGCCCAAGTATTGTACTTCCCGGATGAATGCAACCTCG TGCTTCTTCCCACAGTACATAGTGGCTAATATCACAACTCCGACTTTTCTTTTGAATGCAGCGTATGATACATATCAG ATTCAACAAGCCTTAGCTCCTATCAGCGTTGATCCTAAAGAGACTTGGAAAGCGTGCAAGTTCAACCATTCGGCATGCGATTCGAACCAAATGCAAATTTTGCAAG GATTCAGGAATACAATGCTTAATGCTTTACAAGGATTtgctgcacttgacaaaaatgggcACTTTATTAATTCATGTTTCACCCATGGTCAAATATACGATCCAAATAAATGGTACAGTGACAATTCTCCCACCATCGGAAATAAG AGAATCGCAACATCAGTTGGCGACTGGTACTTTGATCGATCCCAAGTAAAGGCGATCGACTGTGCTTACCCTTGCGACAACACTTGCCACCATGACCTGTAA